In the genome of Cryptomeria japonica chromosome 8, Sugi_1.0, whole genome shotgun sequence, one region contains:
- the LOC131031552 gene encoding galactinol synthase 1, whose amino-acid sequence MAPEVPPEVFGEKAVTLRGGYSKRAYVTFLAGTGDYVKGVVGLMKGLRKVGSIYPLIVAVLPDVPAEHMRILSDQGCIVREIDPIYPPENQVQFAMPYYVINYSKLRIWEFEEYSKMIYLDADIQVYDNIDHLFDLTDGHFYAVMDCFCEKTWSQTDQFKVGYCQQCPEKVQWPCELGQPPALYFNAGMFVFEPSKLTYDTLLHNLRITPPTPFAEQDFLNMFFQKMYKPIPLIYNLVLAMLWRHPENVELDKVKVVHYCAAGSKPWRYTGKEENMQREDIKMLVNKWWEVYNDPSLDFNSADLIRSAQTLSGLQQVTENSLLAAIAPVPPSLRSLPPAA is encoded by the exons ATGGCTCCTGAGGTTCCACCCGAGGTTTTTGGAGAAAAGGCTGTGACCCTGCGCGGTGGATATTCCAAACGCGCGTATGTGACTTTTCTTGCAGGGACTGGAGATTATGTGAAAGGAGTGGTTGGGCTCATGAAGGGCCTGCGCAAAGTTGGAAGCATTTATCCTTTGATTGTGGCGGTTCTGCCAGATGTCCCGGCTGAGCACATGAGAATTCTGAGTGATCAGGGGTGTATTGTGAGAGAGATTGATCCAATTTATCCTCCGGAGAATCAAGTCCAGTTTGCCATGCCTTATTATGTCATCAATTATTCAAAGCTTCGGATTTGGGAG TTTGAAGAATACAGCAAGATGATCTACCTGGATGCCGATATTCAAGTTTATGataatattgatcatctttttgatCTGACTGACGGCCATTTCTATGCAGTTATGGACTGCTTCTGTGAAAAGACATGGAGTCAGACTGATCAGTTTAAGGTTGGCTATTGCCAGCAGTGCCCTGAGAAAGTCCAGTGGCCTTGTGAATTAGGACAGCCCCCTGCTCTGTATTTTAATGCCGGCATGTTCGTATTTGAGCCGAGTAAATTGACCTACGACACCCTGCTTCACAACCTCagaatcacccctcccactcctttTGCCGAGCAGGATTTCTTGAACATGTTTTTCCAGAAGATGTACAAGCCTATTCCCCTGATCTATAACCTGGTCTTGGCTATGTTATGGCGTCATCCAGAAAATGTGGAGCTGGATAAAGTAAAAGTCGTCCACTATTGCGCAGCT GGATCGAAGCCGTGGAGGTACACAGGGAAAGAGGAAAACATGCAGAGGGAAGATATAAAGATGCTGGTCAACAAGTGGTGGGAGGTTTACAACGATCCATCATTGGACTTCAACAGCGCAGATCTAATTCGAAGTGCCCAAACTCTGTCTGGTTTACAACAAGTGACAGAGAATTCCTTGTTAGCTGCCATTGCCCCAGTGCCCCCTTCTCTAAGATCTCTTCCGCCTGCTGCGTAA